In the genome of Tsukamurella paurometabola DSM 20162, the window GGAGGATTGGACTCTGCACTACGTGCGGCTTTCACCGTGCACGTGGACTCGGCACCGCCGCTGTGCGAGGTATCGCGACACGAGTCCACGGGTGATCTCACCCGGTATCTGCGCTCCCTGACGACTCAGCTCGGCTCGGGGCCGCCACGGATGCCCTGGACGCGCGAACGTGCGGAACCGCTCACCGTGCCGCGCTCGGGGACCGGGCGGATCACCTGTGCCGACGCCATCGATGCCCTGGCCCCCGCGATCCCCAGCGACGCGCTCGTCTTCGCCGACGCCGGGAATGCGGGGGCCGCCGCCGTCCATCGGTTGCCGCTGGGCACCGGTTCACGGTTCGTCGTCGCACTGGGGATGGGCGGTATGGGATTCGGTATCGCCGCGGGAATCGGCGCCGCCATCGCCACCGGCGAACCGACCGTGATCCTCGCTGGCGACGGTGCCTTCTACATGCACGGCATGGAGATCCACACCGCGATCGAGGCGAACGCCCCCGTGCTGCTCGTGGTGCTCAATAACGACGCTCACGGCATGTGCGTCGCGCGCGAGGACCGGTTCTTCGCCGACCTCCCGAGCCTCAACCTGTTCCGGCACAGCAGGATCGGTGAAGGCCTAGCCGCAATGTTCCCCACCCTGCGGGTGCGCAGCGCCGGGACCGTCGATGCGATTCGTTCCGCTGCAGCCGAACTCGGACGTCCGGGGCGCGGGCCGCTGTGCCTGGTGGTCGACACCGATCCGCTGGAGACTCCGCCGTTCGCCGCCATCCTGCCCGAATCGACGAAGGAGCCGAGATGATCCCACCGCTCGACGATATCGAAGGAACCATCCGCATCGAAACGCATCCACGCCCGGTCGCCACTGCGGTGGTGCTGGATCGACTCCGTTCGGTGTACCCGCACCAGCAGATGTACGGCGAATTCTGCACCGTGCAGGGTTACGTGAACGCACCGCCAGATGCGGTGTACGAGTGGCTCTCCGACACTCGGTCACTGGAGGAGTGGACGTACAGCCTGCGCGGCTTCCGCGAGACCGACGAACCCGGCCTCTGGGTGGCACGGGACATGCTCGGCGACGCGACCGAGATCTACACCCGCACGGTGGCCCAGCCGCAGGCGCGCACCGTCGACTATCACTGCGCCTGGGACCAGGGCGCACATCTGTGGATGATCTATCTGATGCGAGTGGTGGACGCCCGGACCGTGTTCGACAAGCCCGGATCGGTCGTGCTGTGGACCAACTGCCACCATCCGTTCTACGACCACAACCCGTACCCGGAGACGGCGCCACCCGACCGTCCCGTATGGGTGGGCGACTTCTGGGACATGTTCTCCGCCGGTCATCAACTGGAGCTCGAGAATCTGACGGCGATCGCCGAACACCGGCACGCCCGCGGTCTGCCGGTCCGGCCCGAGTGGATGTCCTGATGTCCGCCCGAATCGCCGGCCTCGCCTCCTACCTCCCCGAGAAACGGGTCCCGGCGGAGTACTTCCGCGAGTTCGCCGACGCCGACAGCCGCACCCTGTCGGACAATCCGATGTTCGCGCCACCTGCGTTCCGGCATCATGCAGCGCCGGGGGAGTCGAATGTGGACCTGATGTGCGCGGCGATCGGCAGGCTGCGCGAGCAGGTGGGCGGCAATGCCATCGACCACGTCGAGGTGATCTTCACCCACTCCCAGCTACCGGACCTGCCCGTTGTGGGCTGCGGCGGAGACGTCGCTCGCAGGCTCCGGATCACCCCGTCACTGGTCCTGGACCTGCACAACGGTGGCTGCGCCGCCTTCATACTCATGCTGCACCTGGCTCGCACGGTGTTCGCCGCCGGCGGCGCGCACAGCGCGTTGCTGCTCACCGCGACCAACGCCGCCGGCACTGTGTTCACCCAGGACCGGGTCCGCGTACTGCCCCAGGCGGCGATTCCCGGAGACGGTTCCGCCGCCGCGCTGGTCACCGCAGACCCGGACGCCGGCGGTATCGCAGTGCGGGAGGTGGTGATCGCGCAGCACAGCGAATACGCGGGCGATATGACCGCCGCGATCGACCCCCCACGCAAGTACTGGGAGCCCGGCACCGGGCAATTGCACGTGGGTTTCACCGAATCCAAGATCGCCTCGGTGCTGGCCCGCGGCAACCGACTCGTGCCCGAGGTCACGCTCGCCGCCGCGGCAGCCTGCGGGCTGCACGGCCCGCAGGTGGGGCACCTCGTGACCAATCAGCCGAACCGCACTTTCCTGCGCAACTGGCGGGAAGCCCTGGAGCTGCCGCCGGACCGTCATCCGGACACGTTCGACGAATGCGGCAACCTGTTCGCGGTCGGCGTCCCGCACACCCTGGCGACGGCGTACGCAGACGGCCGGATCGCGAGCGGGGAGTCGGTGGTACTGGGCGCGTTCGCGCACGCCGGTGACTTCGCCGCCGGGGCGCTGCTCGAGACCTGATCAGTCCCCGAGGCCCATTCGGGCGCCCAGCCAGTCCAGTTCGGCGGCGAGGCCGGGCGTCCACACGGCGAAGCTGTGCCCACCGGGCAGACGACGCTCGCGCACGTCCATACCCGACCGTGCCGCCGCCGACCGGATCTTCACCGAGGCCGCCTGCACCGCGGGATCGTCGGTGCCCACCACCACGACGCCCGCGGTATCGGGGTAGCGCTGCGTGGCCATCCGCCGCAGGGGGCTGTTGCGCTCCAGGGCCGCGCGGTCACCGTCGAAGCCCTCGGCGAGGGTGCGAGCGGGCCCGCCCAGATCCGGTTCCGCATCCGCGGACAGCGCGAGGAAGCTGCGATAGACGTCGGGATAGCCGGTAGCGAGCTGCAAGGCGCATGTACCGCCGTAAGAGAAGCCGCCGACGGCCCACGCCGAAGGCTCCGTGGCCACCGGAAGGCTGCGCCGGATCCAGGCCGGGACATCGACGCCGAGGTAGCTCGCCGCCTTCGCACGCCGGGTATCCGAACACAGCGGATTGGCGAGCGGGCCACCGGTCGCATCGGGTACCACCACCACCGGCGCGACTCCGTTGTGCCGCTGCGCGTACGCGTCCATCGTTCGCGCGAGCTTGCCGCCGACGAACCAGTCCCGCGGTCCGCCGGGCTGGCCGGCGAGCAGGACGAGCACGGGGAACCGGCCCCGCGCCGCCGAGAGGTACGCGGGTGGGAAGTAGACCAGCCCGGGCCGCGCGGCGAACTTCGAGGTGGTCGCCGGAATCGTCGCGTTCACGACCTTGCCGCGCGCAGGTTTGCTGCCGGCCTCCGGCGCGGGCACGGTGTCCGGATACTCCACCGGCATCAGGTCCTCGACCACCGGGTAGGCCGAATACACGATGTTGATCTCTGCGGCGGCCATCGCGAACACCGCGATCAGCGCTGTGCCACTGGCCGCAGCCGTTCTCCAGCTGCGCCGATCGGCGACGTGCACGACCGCCAACAGAACTCCGGTCAGCGCGACGGCGACCCACAAGAGCACCGCGGGATCCAGGCGGTCGGGGAACGGCCGCCACACGTACTCCACGAGGAAATCCAGTACCGCTGTCAGGCCGACCCCGCCGAGCACGCAGAGCGCGACCGTGCGGGCCGGCCGGCGCCGCGGCAGACGCACAAGCAGCGCTGCCAGACCGAGCGCGCCCGCCAGTGCGAGCACGACCGGGAGCATGCCCGCGGTCAGCGGAACGTCCAGCATCGGCGTCACGAGTGGTCACCTTCGAAGAAGCGTCGTCGTTCCTTCATTCTGCCCTGCCCGCGTACCCGCGTGTCTTCCCCCGCCTGGGGGTGGGTCCCTACCCGGACGGCGGGGGAGTACTGCCCAGTGACTTGCGGATCTCGTCGAGCTTCGCCTTCGCAGCCTTCTCTCGCTCGGCGAAGGCGCGTTCGGCGTTATCGCCTGCGGCGGAGCCGTGGGAGAGCTCCTGGAAACCGAGCGCGGTGGCGGTGCGCCGCTCGATGCTCTCGCGGACGTGATCGAACGTCGGCACCCCGGCGTCGGTGTAGCCGCTGACATCGGCCCCGGTGGGGGTCGGATCCACGATCTCGGCTTCGATCGGCACGTCGACGGGGACCTCGGCGGTCGCCGGTGCGGTCGGCTCGGACGCCGGGGGCTGTGCATCGCCGGAAGTGGTCATGCTTCCAGCGTAGCCACATGCCGCGGTGATCGGCGGGGGCACAGATCAGCGCTCCGGTCCCGCGGATGCGCCGGTGGCGCAGGTCAGGAAGCGGGCTCCGGAGACCAGGTCCGGAGCGCCGCGAAATCAATGGCGGGGCTCCACAGGAACCCCTGCCCGACCCGGGCACCGGCGGCGGCCAGGGCCCGAGCCTCCTCCACCCGTTCGATACCTTCGGCGATCACATCGAGGTTCAGGGCTCGCGCCATGGCGATCGCCGCCGTGAGCATCGCCTCCAATTGGGGATCGTCGTGCGTGGTGGAGGCCGTGACGACCGATCGATCGATCTTCACCAACGCGAGGTCGAGGTCTTTGAGTTGAGCCATGCTGGACCAGCCCGTACCGAAGTCGTCGAGCGCGATGCGCGGGCCGAGCTCGGACAACCGCCGGGTGGCCGCCAGGATGTGCGGCTCGGGCACGACACGCTCGTTGATTTCGAGGATCAGTCGCGCGGGATCGAGGGCGGTCACGTCGAGCGTCCGGCCCAGTGTGGCGGGGAGGTAGGGAACCAGTAGGTCCTCCGAGGCGAGGTTCACCGACACCCACCCCAATTCCGGAGCGGAGGCGAAATCCGCGCACGCACGGTGCAGGACGAGGGCGGCCAATGAGGTCATCAGTCCAAGGGTCTCGAGGTGCGGTAGAAACTCCCCGGGGCTGAGCTCGATGCCATTGGGACCGGCGATCCGGGTCAGCGCCTCGGCACCCACCATCTCACCGGTGGTGAAGTCCACCACCGGCTGGTATCGGACCACGATGTCGCCGGAGTCGATCTTGGCGCGGATGTGCGTCGCGAGATCGACCCGCTCCTGCTGGCTGGCGCGCAACGTCGAGCTGTGCCGGACCACACGGTTGCGTCCCGACCGTTTGGCGTGCAGGAGTGCCAGATCGCCGTCGATCAGCAACTGGCCGATGTCGTCCTGTGCGGTGGATTCGACCAGCCCGATCGAGCAGGTCACTGTCAGTGAAATCCCATCCACTTCCATCGGGCGGGCCAGCGCGAGGCGGACGCGCTCGGTCCAAGCGAGCACATCGTCGTTCGGCAACACGCGGGGCCGCAGCGCGATGAACTCGTCGCCGCCGAGGCGCCCGACCAGATCGTCCGGGGCACATGCCGCGATCAGTCGCTGCGCCGCGACGCGCAGCACCAGATCGCCCACTTTATGGCCGAGCGAGTCGTTGATGCGCTTGAAGGAGTCGAGGTCGACCCACAGTACGGCCAACTCGGCGCCGTCGGCACGGCGCTCTTCGACCACGCGCGTGGCGCGTTCGACGAAAGTGGTCCGTCCCAGCAGTTCGGTCAGGTCATCGTGATCGGCGCGCCACTGCAGCCGGTGCGTCAGCTCGCGGATCTCGCGCTCGTGCGTATGCCGCTCGGTGATATCGGAATGGGTACCGATGATGCGCGTGGGCCGTCCATCGTCGTCCCATTCCATCGCCCGGCCGCGGTCGTAGATCCACCGCCATTCACCGCTCTTGGTCAGCAGCCGGAGCTCGAGTTTGTACTCGGTGGCCTCGCCGCGCGCGACCCGGTGCACGGCCTCCCAGCATCGTTCGAAATCGTCCGGATGCACCAGCGCGGCCCAGGCTTCGACGGAGTCCTCGATCTCGTCGTCCTCGTACCCGAGCATCTGCTTCCACTGCCGGGAGTAGAAGATGCGGTCCGACAACGGATCCCAGTCCCAGATGCCGTCGCCGGCACCGTCGATCGCGAATTGCCAACGGGCCTCGCTGCGCCGCAGGCGCTCCTCATCGCTACGGCTCGCCGTGACGTCCCGGGAGATGCCGATCAACCCGATCACATTCCCGTCGGCGTCCCGGTGGGCGGACTTGTTCGACAGATACGTGCGCTTGACGCCGTCCACTACCGGGTATTCCTCGACCTCACGGCCGACGCCGGTCTCCATGATCCGCCGGTCCGTCGCCATCAACGTCTCGGCGAGAGGGCCGGGAAAGAGCACGGTGTCGTCCTTGCCGACCGCGTCCTCCGGTGCGACGCCGGAGAGCTTGGCGACCGCGGCATTGATGTACTGGTAGCGGCCCGCCCGGTCTTTGATGTAGACCAGGTCGGGTGCCGCATCGATCACGGCCTGGAGCAGGTCCGCCGTCCGCTGCGACGACGTCTTCGTCTCCTCGACCCGCTCCTGCAGGCGCGCTGCCGCCTCCCGCTTCGCCCGGTCGGAAGCGACCCGCTCGGAGATGTCGCGACTGAGGCCCACGATGTAGCGCTGGTCGCCGATCAGATGGCTGGACAAGAGTGCCTCGACCGGGAAGGTGCTGCCGTCCTTGCGCCGATGCATCGCCGGCACCAGGACGGTCCGCCCGGCGAAAGCCTCGGCCCACCCGATGCGTGCCGCCTCCGCGGTCATCTGGACGATGTCGAGCGCATTCATCTGCAACAACTCTTCGCGGCTGTACCCCGTGCTCACACAGGTCTGCGGGTTCACCGCCACCAGCCGGCCCTCGACGTCATGGATGTAGAAGCTGTCGTGCGAGCGCTCGATGAACGTGCGATAGAGATCGTCGGTGAGGAGGGCCGCGAGCCCATCGTGGTTCATCGACCGGTCGCCCTCGCCGCGTCCTGGATCCGCCCGATCAGCTGCTGGAGGACGAGGCCACGCGCAACGCCGAGCGGATGGTCGACCCCGGTGGAGATCGATTCCAAGAATTCGTCGAGAAGCACGCCGAAACAGGCGACGGCCGATGTGTCCCGGCTCTCGAGCACCGCGACGCCCGCCCCCGAGTGCGCAGCCACCCGCATCACCGTGGGGATCGCCGGGGTCCGCAAGGACAGCGATACCGTCGAGGCCGCGCCGTTGCGGTGTTCCAGCTGGATCGTCCACGTGTCGCTGGGCTCGTCGTACCGCGCCGCGGCAACGGATTCGACGGCACCGGCCACAGCGTCGACCAGATCGAGGATATGCGGGCCCACGTCGAACAGGGCACCTTGTTCCTGACGCCACGCGGACGCGGCGAATCTCCCCGCGAGCGCCGCACCGGAGAGCCACTGCGCTTCGACCGCGACCGCGTCCAGGGCCGCGGCGCGCGCCACGAAATCCCGGGTCTCCGGGGCGAACCGACGAGTGAACGCGACGATCGAACGTACATCCGCCGCCGTCACGGCTGCGGCCAGTTCTTCGGCACCGGCCACGTCGAGTGCGATCGGCTTGTCCAGGACGACGTGCTTGCCCGCCTGGGCGGCCCGGACGGCGAGCGGTGCCTGCACGTTCGGCGGAACCGCGAAGGCCACCGCGTCGACGGCGGCGAACAGTGCGTCGACGGAGTCGAAGGACTGGGGGAACAGTGCGGCTGCGGCTTCCGGGTTGCGTGCCCAGCCACCGACGAAGTCGATGCCCGGATGCGCCGCGAGCGCGGGGGCATGGGTCTCCTGGGCCCACGGGCCCGCTCCGACCAGACCCACCCGCAGCGATGCGCTCAACTTCTTACTCCTTCTCGGCCGCGGCCTCACGGGCAAGCACCGAATGACGCCGTCCATATAGAAGATAGATGGCGAGACCCAGAAGGAACCAGACGAGGAACCGCAACCAGGTGGCGATGGCCAGATTCGTCATCAGGGCGACACACGCCAGACCCGAGAGGATCGGGATGACCGGCGAGAACGGGACGCGGAACGGCCGCTTCAGATCGGGCTTCGTGCGGCGCAGCACGGGTACCGCGAGAGAAACCAGAAGGAAGGCGAACAAGGCGCCGATGCTGACCATCTCGGACAGCTTCTCGATCGGCACGAAACCGCCCAGCAGCGCGCACACGATCACCACGAGCACGGTGAAGCGCACGGGGGTGCCGTGCTTCGGCGAGACTCTGGCCACCGCCGGTGGGATCAGTCCGTCGCGGCCCATGGCGTACCCGATCCGGCCCATGGTGACCAGTTCGACCAGGATCACCGAGGTGAGCCCGGCCACGGCCGCCACGGCGACGAGATCTCCGGCCCACCCTGCGCCCACGAATTCGAAGGCCTTCGACAGGGGCGCGCTCTCATCGATGTCGGTGTACTTGACCATGCCGGTGAGCACCAGGGACACCAGCACATACAGCAGGGTGCAGGCCAGCAGGGTGCCGATCAGGGCGCGCGGCATATCGCGTTCGGGTCGCTTGGACTCCTCACCGAGGTTGGCGACCGCCTCGAATCCGGTGTAGGCGAAGAAGACCACCGCCGCGGCGGTGAGAATCCCCGCCATCCCGTAATGCGACGGTGCGCCGCCGAGCACGGTCTCGATCAACGGGCGGTCGAGCGCGCTGCCCCCGGCCGCCGCAGGTACCGATTCGGGGATGAACGGGACCAAGTTCGACCGGGTGACGAAGAACGCCCCCACGATCACCACGAACACCGAGATCCCGACCTTCACCAGGACCAGTCCATTGGTCACCCGGGC includes:
- a CDS encoding alpha/beta hydrolase, producing the protein MLDVPLTAGMLPVVLALAGALGLAALLVRLPRRRPARTVALCVLGGVGLTAVLDFLVEYVWRPFPDRLDPAVLLWVAVALTGVLLAVVHVADRRSWRTAAASGTALIAVFAMAAAEINIVYSAYPVVEDLMPVEYPDTVPAPEAGSKPARGKVVNATIPATTSKFAARPGLVYFPPAYLSAARGRFPVLVLLAGQPGGPRDWFVGGKLARTMDAYAQRHNGVAPVVVVPDATGGPLANPLCSDTRRAKAASYLGVDVPAWIRRSLPVATEPSAWAVGGFSYGGTCALQLATGYPDVYRSFLALSADAEPDLGGPARTLAEGFDGDRAALERNSPLRRMATQRYPDTAGVVVVGTDDPAVQAASVKIRSAAARSGMDVRERRLPGGHSFAVWTPGLAAELDWLGARMGLGD
- a CDS encoding APC family permease; protein product: MDLLRTKPIARIKADGAAEGGLRRDLGLIDLVGFGVGIVIGTGIFTLTGIQAKVNAGPGIAVSFVVAGVVSLFAALCYAELASAVPTAGSAYTYAYATIGEVFAWIIGWDLLLEFGLGAAVVSRSWSGYLADLFGLPPSLFTEEAPVNVGAIAIILVLGLVAAFGIRESARVTNGLVLVKVGISVFVVIVGAFFVTRSNLVPFIPESVPAAAGGSALDRPLIETVLGGAPSHYGMAGILTAAAVVFFAYTGFEAVANLGEESKRPERDMPRALIGTLLACTLLYVLVSLVLTGMVKYTDIDESAPLSKAFEFVGAGWAGDLVAVAAVAGLTSVILVELVTMGRIGYAMGRDGLIPPAVARVSPKHGTPVRFTVLVVIVCALLGGFVPIEKLSEMVSIGALFAFLLVSLAVPVLRRTKPDLKRPFRVPFSPVIPILSGLACVALMTNLAIATWLRFLVWFLLGLAIYLLYGRRHSVLAREAAAEKE
- a CDS encoding Gfo/Idh/MocA family protein: MSASLRVGLVGAGPWAQETHAPALAAHPGIDFVGGWARNPEAAAALFPQSFDSVDALFAAVDAVAFAVPPNVQAPLAVRAAQAGKHVVLDKPIALDVAGAEELAAAVTAADVRSIVAFTRRFAPETRDFVARAAALDAVAVEAQWLSGAALAGRFAASAWRQEQGALFDVGPHILDLVDAVAGAVESVAAARYDEPSDTWTIQLEHRNGAASTVSLSLRTPAIPTVMRVAAHSGAGVAVLESRDTSAVACFGVLLDEFLESISTGVDHPLGVARGLVLQQLIGRIQDAARATGR
- a CDS encoding thiamine pyrophosphate-dependent enzyme; this encodes MFRTVTGFAVRVGAPDQLGPALEHALDTLDHGFPAAVILPKDVQTAPWEPDVRHRRPAPPPVTCSPDVVGAVDAARRPLILLGAAASRARVAEAAGTVARRIGAVVAVGPNGRDAVPDGAHTVGVAGVMGHPSVPRVAAEADLILALGTDLDVMDRGGLDSALRAAFTVHVDSAPPLCEVSRHESTGDLTRYLRSLTTQLGSGPPRMPWTRERAEPLTVPRSGTGRITCADAIDALAPAIPSDALVFADAGNAGAAAVHRLPLGTGSRFVVALGMGGMGFGIAAGIGAAIATGEPTVILAGDGAFYMHGMEIHTAIEANAPVLLVVLNNDAHGMCVAREDRFFADLPSLNLFRHSRIGEGLAAMFPTLRVRSAGTVDAIRSAAAELGRPGRGPLCLVVDTDPLETPPFAAILPESTKEPR
- a CDS encoding sensor domain-containing protein; amino-acid sequence: MNHDGLAALLTDDLYRTFIERSHDSFYIHDVEGRLVAVNPQTCVSTGYSREELLQMNALDIVQMTAEAARIGWAEAFAGRTVLVPAMHRRKDGSTFPVEALLSSHLIGDQRYIVGLSRDISERVASDRAKREAAARLQERVEETKTSSQRTADLLQAVIDAAPDLVYIKDRAGRYQYINAAVAKLSGVAPEDAVGKDDTVLFPGPLAETLMATDRRIMETGVGREVEEYPVVDGVKRTYLSNKSAHRDADGNVIGLIGISRDVTASRSDEERLRRSEARWQFAIDGAGDGIWDWDPLSDRIFYSRQWKQMLGYEDDEIEDSVEAWAALVHPDDFERCWEAVHRVARGEATEYKLELRLLTKSGEWRWIYDRGRAMEWDDDGRPTRIIGTHSDITERHTHEREIRELTHRLQWRADHDDLTELLGRTTFVERATRVVEERRADGAELAVLWVDLDSFKRINDSLGHKVGDLVLRVAAQRLIAACAPDDLVGRLGGDEFIALRPRVLPNDDVLAWTERVRLALARPMEVDGISLTVTCSIGLVESTAQDDIGQLLIDGDLALLHAKRSGRNRVVRHSSTLRASQQERVDLATHIRAKIDSGDIVVRYQPVVDFTTGEMVGAEALTRIAGPNGIELSPGEFLPHLETLGLMTSLAALVLHRACADFASAPELGWVSVNLASEDLLVPYLPATLGRTLDVTALDPARLILEINERVVPEPHILAATRRLSELGPRIALDDFGTGWSSMAQLKDLDLALVKIDRSVVTASTTHDDPQLEAMLTAAIAMARALNLDVIAEGIERVEEARALAAAGARVGQGFLWSPAIDFAALRTWSPEPAS
- a CDS encoding 3-oxoacyl-ACP synthase III family protein, which produces MSARIAGLASYLPEKRVPAEYFREFADADSRTLSDNPMFAPPAFRHHAAPGESNVDLMCAAIGRLREQVGGNAIDHVEVIFTHSQLPDLPVVGCGGDVARRLRITPSLVLDLHNGGCAAFILMLHLARTVFAAGGAHSALLLTATNAAGTVFTQDRVRVLPQAAIPGDGSAAALVTADPDAGGIAVREVVIAQHSEYAGDMTAAIDPPRKYWEPGTGQLHVGFTESKIASVLARGNRLVPEVTLAAAAACGLHGPQVGHLVTNQPNRTFLRNWREALELPPDRHPDTFDECGNLFAVGVPHTLATAYADGRIASGESVVLGAFAHAGDFAAGALLET